A part of Variovorax sp. HW608 genomic DNA contains:
- a CDS encoding cobalamin B12-binding domain-containing protein — protein sequence MSRDPIRCLLAMLGTDVHSKGIRTLAQLLRDRGVEVIYLGEHNTAEGVINALIAEDADLIGLSYSTATYLHYTRDLMQKMRTAGVGDVPVMLGGLIHADDEPALREMGVRGIFGPGSTLTDIVDFLQRVTSKSLPGAPS from the coding sequence ATGTCCCGAGATCCAATCCGCTGCCTCCTGGCCATGCTGGGTACCGACGTCCACAGCAAGGGCATCCGCACCCTGGCCCAGCTGCTAAGAGACCGGGGGGTCGAGGTTATTTACCTTGGCGAGCACAACACGGCTGAAGGCGTGATCAATGCGCTGATCGCCGAGGATGCCGATCTGATCGGACTCAGCTACAGCACTGCGACCTACCTACACTACACGAGAGACCTGATGCAGAAGATGCGCACGGCCGGCGTGGGCGATGTGCCGGTGATGCTGGGCGGATTGATCCACGCGGACGACGAGCCGGCGTTACGTGAAATGGGCGTGCGAGGAATCTTCGGCCCGGGCTCGACGCTAACTGACATCGTCGATTTCCTGCAGCGCGTGACGAGCAAGTCGCTGCCCGGCGCGCCCTCATGA
- a CDS encoding methylmalonyl-CoA mutase family protein gives MNDRNPKDAGAREADVEARLEDVSVRLSRTRTWSGIETQAVYGPEDLPDFNYGQELGDPGIYPYARGAYPQMYRSRMWTLRNIVGYGAPEDTREGIERALEMGTAGINVVLDTLTQEAIDPDHPVLSPDAGQEGCSVPTVNDLGILLEGLDITKTDVAWHSTMMIYPLVVALATRQGRDISKLQGSHMPDHLQLRLAGWSEAIVPAALGHRTTVDCLEYSARHSPRWALGCPQAYDIRERGATAAGEIAIGMAIVNQTLHDLATRGVHVDQVAPSMAWVSTADIDLFEEVAKFRALRRVWARTMKERFGSADPRAQRLRVACHTSGRSLVYQQPLNNLTRAAVQTLAALLGGVQSVETCTYDEPLCIPTEEARELATRTQQILAHEIGAARTADPLGGSWYVESLTRRVEVDALALLERIEGIGLIKAIEDGMIEGLLDEYNYRHHQELDREERIVVGVNRFKPKNATMPRRFSFDPARMNAHLRRFVERKAARDRELLGEKIGDLYRVAQRRENSHQAMVDALVADATVAEVWGTVRVANGLPYDPFRAVESPFTYPSP, from the coding sequence ATGAACGACCGCAACCCGAAGGACGCTGGCGCTCGCGAAGCCGACGTGGAAGCTCGCCTCGAAGACGTTTCGGTCAGGCTTTCGCGCACGCGCACCTGGAGCGGCATCGAGACACAAGCCGTCTATGGGCCTGAAGACTTGCCGGATTTCAACTACGGGCAGGAGCTGGGCGATCCGGGAATCTACCCGTACGCGCGCGGCGCCTACCCGCAGATGTACCGCAGTCGCATGTGGACGCTTCGTAACATCGTCGGCTACGGCGCCCCAGAAGACACGCGCGAAGGTATCGAGCGTGCACTGGAGATGGGCACCGCCGGGATCAACGTCGTGCTGGACACGCTGACCCAGGAAGCGATCGATCCCGACCATCCGGTGTTGTCGCCTGACGCGGGACAGGAGGGTTGCTCGGTGCCGACGGTGAATGACCTGGGCATCTTGCTCGAGGGCCTGGACATCACGAAGACCGACGTCGCCTGGCATTCGACGATGATGATCTACCCGCTCGTCGTCGCGCTGGCCACGCGGCAGGGCCGCGACATCTCGAAGCTGCAGGGATCGCACATGCCAGATCACTTGCAGCTGCGGCTGGCCGGCTGGAGCGAGGCGATCGTGCCGGCCGCGCTGGGCCACCGCACGACGGTCGACTGCCTCGAATACAGTGCGCGTCACAGCCCTCGATGGGCGCTAGGCTGCCCCCAGGCCTATGACATCCGCGAGCGCGGCGCCACTGCGGCCGGCGAGATCGCGATCGGCATGGCGATCGTCAATCAGACGCTGCACGACCTCGCCACACGAGGCGTGCACGTCGACCAGGTGGCGCCGAGCATGGCCTGGGTATCCACGGCGGACATCGACCTTTTCGAGGAGGTCGCCAAATTCCGCGCGCTGCGCCGCGTGTGGGCACGGACGATGAAGGAGCGATTCGGCTCGGCCGACCCGCGCGCGCAGCGGCTGCGCGTAGCCTGCCACACGTCGGGGCGGTCGCTGGTGTACCAGCAGCCGTTGAACAACCTCACGCGCGCCGCCGTGCAAACGCTGGCCGCGTTGCTCGGCGGCGTGCAGTCGGTGGAGACCTGCACTTACGACGAGCCGTTGTGCATCCCGACGGAGGAGGCGCGGGAACTCGCCACGCGCACACAGCAGATCTTGGCCCACGAGATCGGCGCGGCGCGCACCGCCGATCCACTGGGCGGCAGTTGGTACGTCGAGTCGCTGACACGCCGTGTGGAGGTCGATGCGTTGGCGCTCCTCGAACGAATCGAGGGCATCGGTCTGATCAAGGCGATCGAGGACGGGATGATCGAGGGCCTGCTCGACGAGTACAACTACCGCCACCATCAGGAGCTCGACCGCGAGGAGCGCATCGTCGTGGGTGTCAATAGGTTCAAGCCGAAGAATGCGACCATGCCCCGCCGCTTCTCGTTCGACCCGGCGCGCATGAACGCCCATCTACGGCGCTTTGTCGAGCGCAAGGCGGCGCGCGACCGGGAACTTCTGGGCGAAAAGATAGGCGACCTGTATCGCGTGGCGCAGCGGCGGGAGAACTCGCACCAGGCGATGGTCGATGCACTCGTCGCCGACGCCACCGTTGCCGAGGTCTGGGGCACCGTGCGCGTTGCCAATGGCCTTCCCTACGACCCGTTCCGCGCCGTCGAATCGCCCTTCACCTACCCGAGTCCCTGA
- a CDS encoding class I adenylate-forming enzyme family protein encodes MNTVSAPALRTSYVVAEADATFLPWSIGDLLRDTVQQRPDHTALVVPALADDRVECRWSYRELQADAERAAAALLTRFSPGDRVGTWGGASREILMLHLGAALAGIVLVTLNPACRGSELHYLLEQSEARGLFLDRVYRKLDNVAVIDGLRPSLPRLESIFWLDEWDAFIESSGGPSLALPEVAPDAAALIVFTSGTTGKPKGAVLRHAGVVNNARFTTGRLGMLEGATWLNMLPMFHVGGSVTMTLGCFANLGTQVLLPEFTANAMLDALQRYRVGVTMAVPTMLLAAMQSEQFARTDLTALEVVVTGGTVVAPNLVHAVHERFGCEAMVLFGQTEAGGAMCLTRRGDDIELLTQSVGAPLPLSEVKILQADGDIAPLGQVGEICVKTRCAMQEYFRMPETTRDAIDVDGWVHTGDLGVMRADGYLRITGRLKDMIIRGGENIYPREIEDLLASHPDVLQSAVFGVPDEKWGEQVAAAVVLKPARSCDGKALAAFLEARIARHKVPKTWRFVDALPVTATGKIQKFLLRDQLAAERGAA; translated from the coding sequence ATGAACACTGTATCCGCCCCTGCCCTAAGGACCTCTTACGTGGTGGCCGAAGCTGACGCCACCTTCCTCCCATGGTCCATCGGTGATCTGCTGCGTGATACCGTCCAGCAGCGGCCCGATCACACTGCGCTGGTCGTGCCAGCTTTGGCTGACGACCGTGTTGAATGCCGCTGGAGCTACCGCGAGTTGCAGGCCGATGCCGAGCGAGCCGCAGCTGCACTGCTAACTCGATTTTCGCCCGGCGATCGCGTCGGCACGTGGGGCGGAGCAAGCCGCGAGATCCTGATGCTGCATCTTGGCGCAGCACTCGCCGGCATCGTGCTGGTCACGCTCAACCCGGCATGCCGCGGCAGCGAGCTGCACTACCTGCTCGAACAGAGCGAAGCGCGCGGGCTGTTCCTCGACCGCGTATACCGCAAGCTGGACAATGTTGCAGTGATCGACGGACTGCGCCCCTCCTTGCCGCGGCTCGAGTCGATTTTCTGGCTGGACGAGTGGGACGCCTTCATCGAGAGCTCCGGGGGCCCATCGCTCGCGCTTCCTGAAGTAGCGCCCGACGCCGCGGCGTTGATCGTCTTCACGTCTGGCACCACCGGCAAGCCCAAGGGCGCAGTACTTCGACATGCGGGCGTGGTGAACAACGCGCGATTCACAACGGGACGACTGGGCATGCTCGAGGGGGCCACGTGGCTCAACATGCTGCCGATGTTCCACGTGGGCGGCAGCGTGACGATGACCCTCGGCTGCTTCGCGAATCTCGGGACGCAGGTTCTGCTGCCCGAGTTCACCGCCAACGCCATGCTCGATGCGCTGCAGCGCTATCGGGTCGGCGTGACGATGGCCGTGCCGACGATGCTGCTCGCCGCCATGCAGAGCGAGCAGTTCGCGCGGACCGACCTCACAGCGCTGGAGGTGGTCGTGACGGGCGGCACCGTCGTTGCTCCCAATCTGGTGCACGCGGTGCACGAGCGTTTCGGCTGCGAGGCGATGGTTCTGTTCGGACAGACCGAGGCCGGCGGCGCGATGTGCCTCACGCGCCGCGGCGATGACATCGAACTCCTGACGCAGAGCGTGGGCGCGCCGCTGCCGCTATCCGAAGTTAAGATTCTCCAGGCCGACGGCGACATCGCGCCGCTCGGCCAGGTTGGCGAGATCTGCGTAAAGACGCGCTGCGCAATGCAGGAGTACTTCCGCATGCCGGAGACGACGCGAGACGCGATCGATGTGGACGGCTGGGTGCATACGGGTGACCTCGGGGTGATGCGAGCTGACGGCTACCTGCGGATTACCGGACGGCTGAAGGACATGATCATTCGAGGCGGTGAGAACATCTATCCGCGCGAGATCGAGGACCTTCTGGCCTCGCACCCCGATGTGCTGCAATCGGCCGTCTTCGGTGTTCCCGACGAGAAGTGGGGCGAACAGGTGGCCGCTGCGGTGGTGCTCAAGCCGGCCCGCAGCTGCGACGGCAAGGCGCTAGCGGCGTTCCTCGAGGCACGCATCGCGCGGCACAAGGTGCCCAAGACTTGGCGGTTCGTCGACGCGCTGCCCGTCACAGCCACAGGCAAGATCCAGAAGTTTTTGCTGCGCGACCAGCTTGCGGCGGAACGGGGGGCGGCATGA